Proteins from one Candidatus Dependentiae bacterium genomic window:
- a CDS encoding HD domain-containing protein has protein sequence MKNLLEIIKKIRPILAMLIKNGATPYLVGGVVRDLVLKKTIKDIDIEIHKISLRQLETILQKFGHVRLIGKSFGVLHIDGYDIDWSLPRTDSIGRKPKVNINPDMKIEDALRRRDITMNAMAINLKDVLSLKKNIIFKNIIIDPFGGFKDIKEKKLRYVDKKLFVQDPLRFFRVMQFIGRFEMEPDKNLNLLCKKINLKDFKNKKNISRERIFDEIKKLLLKSKSPSLGFRWLGEINRLKELFPEIYNLIGVKQKEYYHPEGDVFEHTMQALDAAASLELYENENEKFLIMLGALCHDFGKPYVTDEAFSCKGHEVAGVAVAKKFLKRITNNKCLIDSVCKLVLYHTRIIDLIRSKTKLSAYKRLALKLAPNLNLRHLGLMFLIDIRGRNSKSTKPLKRAFVKHEDIMLYDKDIYNKFLFNIKKAQIEYGPQKPILMGRELLKYIKQGPKMGEILKYAYKVQIEKDIKDIEILKEIILRKFKIKKAV, from the coding sequence ATGAAAAATTTGTTAGAGATTATTAAAAAAATACGGCCAATTTTGGCTATGCTTATAAAAAATGGAGCTACGCCATATTTGGTTGGCGGTGTGGTTCGCGATTTAGTGTTAAAAAAAACGATAAAAGATATAGACATAGAAATACATAAAATATCTCTTAGGCAACTTGAAACTATATTACAAAAATTTGGACATGTAAGATTAATAGGTAAGAGTTTTGGTGTTTTACACATTGATGGATACGATATTGATTGGTCATTGCCCAGAACTGACTCAATAGGACGAAAACCAAAAGTTAACATAAATCCGGATATGAAAATAGAAGATGCTTTACGTAGACGTGATATTACAATGAATGCAATGGCTATAAATTTAAAAGATGTTTTAAGCTTGAAAAAAAATATAATTTTTAAAAATATTATTATAGATCCATTTGGTGGTTTTAAAGATATAAAAGAAAAAAAATTAAGATATGTAGATAAAAAATTGTTTGTACAAGATCCTTTACGTTTTTTTAGAGTTATGCAATTTATTGGAAGATTTGAAATGGAGCCGGATAAAAATCTTAATTTACTTTGTAAAAAAATAAATTTAAAAGATTTTAAAAATAAAAAAAATATATCAAGAGAAAGAATTTTTGATGAAATTAAAAAACTTTTATTAAAATCAAAATCGCCATCATTAGGGTTTAGATGGCTGGGCGAAATTAATAGATTAAAAGAATTGTTTCCCGAGATTTATAATTTAATTGGAGTTAAACAAAAAGAATATTATCATCCTGAAGGTGATGTTTTTGAGCACACTATGCAGGCTCTTGATGCTGCTGCAAGTTTAGAATTATATGAAAATGAAAATGAAAAATTTTTAATTATGCTTGGCGCGTTATGTCACGATTTTGGAAAGCCCTATGTTACAGACGAAGCTTTTTCATGTAAAGGTCATGAAGTAGCAGGGGTTGCAGTTGCTAAAAAATTTTTAAAACGCATTACAAATAATAAATGTTTAATAGATTCTGTTTGTAAGTTAGTTTTGTATCACACGAGAATTATAGATTTAATAAGATCCAAAACAAAATTGAGCGCATATAAGCGTTTAGCTTTAAAATTAGCCCCAAACTTAAATTTAAGGCATTTGGGGTTAATGTTTTTAATAGATATTAGAGGCCGAAATTCTAAATCAACAAAACCATTAAAAAGAGCTTTTGTGAAACATGAAGATATTATGCTTTATGATAAAGATATATATAATAAATTTTTATTTAATATAAAAAAAGCACAAATAGAATATGGACCACAAAAACCAATTTTGATGGGTAGAGAGTTATTAAAATATATTAAACAGGGGCCTAAAATGGGTGAAATTTTAAAATATGCATATAAAGTTCAGATTGAAAAAGATATAAAAGATATAGAAATATTAAAAGAGATTATCCTTAGAAAATTTAAAATAAAAAAGGCGGTATGA
- a CDS encoding pyridoxal phosphate-dependent aminotransferase → MLTIPLSGIKKIESIAQSSNEYISLSQGALKVGGIPKEIKTHLQNILNTDKTDYYQSAWGILPLRERISKFIFDQDGIKVDTNQIIVTHGCIGALSTLFLTLLEPGDEVIIPEPTYPAYDKLTKLARANSIFVSMTNDQKNSNQQWYLDIEKIKKATTSKTKILIFSNPWNPLGIIIDEQTIKELLDWCEQNKIYLIIDEAYKDYAFDKSYKSTVKFVTKSEYFINVNTFSKSMGMSGWRVGYMVIPNSLNIAVGSMQDALLNCTNIPSQHAALYALDHYEFTKKFHDQTEINLDITCEKLKPLVEKNIFSYQKPMGSFFIFLKTQYDDSESLVLDILKQAKVSLIPGKDFGDSGKQFIRLCFAREANILIEGLDRITKYFL, encoded by the coding sequence ATGCTTACCATACCTCTTTCCGGTATAAAAAAAATTGAAAGTATTGCTCAAAGCAGCAACGAATATATCTCACTATCTCAAGGTGCTCTAAAAGTTGGCGGTATACCAAAAGAAATAAAAACTCACTTACAAAATATTTTAAATACGGATAAAACAGATTATTACCAAAGTGCCTGGGGAATTTTGCCACTAAGAGAACGTATTTCTAAATTTATTTTTGATCAAGATGGTATTAAAGTAGATACAAACCAAATAATAGTTACTCACGGATGCATAGGTGCATTATCTACTCTATTTTTAACTTTATTGGAACCGGGAGATGAGGTAATAATACCCGAACCAACTTATCCTGCTTATGATAAACTAACAAAATTGGCAAGAGCAAATTCAATATTTGTATCAATGACCAATGATCAAAAAAATTCAAATCAACAATGGTATTTGGATATTGAAAAAATAAAAAAAGCGACAACATCAAAAACAAAAATTTTAATATTTTCAAACCCATGGAATCCATTGGGTATAATTATAGATGAACAAACAATTAAAGAATTGTTGGATTGGTGTGAACAAAATAAAATCTATTTAATTATTGATGAAGCATATAAAGATTATGCTTTTGACAAATCTTATAAATCAACTGTTAAATTTGTAACTAAATCTGAATATTTTATAAACGTAAATACTTTTTCAAAAAGTATGGGTATGAGCGGTTGGAGAGTTGGATATATGGTAATTCCAAATAGTTTAAATATTGCGGTTGGATCAATGCAAGATGCTTTATTAAATTGTACCAACATCCCATCTCAACATGCAGCTCTTTATGCATTGGATCATTATGAATTTACAAAAAAATTTCATGACCAAACTGAAATTAATCTAGATATAACATGTGAAAAATTAAAACCATTGGTAGAAAAAAATATTTTTTCATATCAAAAACCAATGGGTAGTTTTTTTATATTTTTAAAAACCCAATATGATGATTCGGAAAGCTTGGTTCTTGATATATTAAAGCAAGCAAAAGTATCTCTTATACCCGGAAAAGATTTTGGTGACAGCGGAAAACAATTTATAAGATTATGCTTTGCAAGAGAAGCAAATATATTAATAGAAGGTCTTGATCGAATTACTAAATATTTTTTATAA
- the rpmB gene encoding 50S ribosomal protein L28 has translation MANICVICDKRPQVVNNVSNANNKTKRWVYPNVHAIRYTLKGQKNVLRGSVCAKCLKSGKIEKVV, from the coding sequence ATGGCAAATATATGTGTTATCTGCGATAAGCGACCACAAGTTGTAAATAATGTGAGTAACGCAAACAACAAAACCAAACGATGGGTATATCCGAATGTTCATGCAATAAGATATACGCTAAAAGGACAAAAAAATGTTCTACGTGGTTCTGTTTGTGCTAAATGCTTAAAATCCGGAAAAATAGAAAAAGTTGTTTAA
- a CDS encoding VOC family protein, protein MMKSGTIVLVVDSVDKAVKFYTEKLFFDIIELSVEKNEGAEDIISYAHIRKGKCFIIFRAPHIEELAEFSFIKRCSSRSVGIFAEMKKGIEKYYNKCEQKGLQIISPLKDSSYGYKEFSLKDPFGIKITFAQPLELYKTPEEFLHSGISKKDVSSDFAKNKELQEKMIKYLKSFGILRRASKKYTKLWLKKAK, encoded by the coding sequence ATGATGAAATCCGGAACAATTGTTTTGGTCGTCGATTCTGTTGATAAGGCAGTAAAGTTTTATACTGAGAAACTGTTTTTTGACATTATCGAATTATCTGTAGAAAAAAATGAAGGGGCCGAAGATATTATTTCTTATGCACACATAAGAAAAGGCAAATGTTTTATTATCTTCAGAGCCCCACACATTGAAGAACTTGCGGAATTTAGTTTCATCAAGAGATGTTCAAGCCGTAGCGTTGGAATATTTGCTGAAATGAAAAAAGGCATAGAAAAATATTACAATAAATGTGAACAAAAAGGCCTACAAATAATTTCACCACTCAAAGACAGTTCTTATGGTTATAAAGAATTTTCACTAAAAGATCCATTCGGCATCAAAATTACATTTGCTCAACCACTGGAATTATATAAAACACCTGAAGAATTTTTACATTCAGGAATATCCAAAAAAGATGTCTCTTCTGATTTTGCAAAAAATAAAGAATTACAAGAAAAAATGATTAAGTACTTAAAGAGTTTTGGAATTCTACGAAGAGCTTCAAAAAAATATACAAAGCTTTGGCTAAAAAAAGCTAAGTAA
- the ftsH gene encoding ATP-dependent zinc metalloprotease FtsH, protein MANKKKPSFFNSKTPDSNKKGPNALWLLFVFIGIGLAYLFWYNSTNRQIDKINYTELLTMIQSEKIKSVVISEQYIKGELKDGKIFECYIIPSEKLWDSFKEKNIDITVMPTEKQSWGGFIFISLLPLLLLFLWFMFIRQSQSGQGGTGKIFNVGKSKAKFFSPNTINVTFQDVAGVQEAKEDLKDIVDFLKNPAKFERLGAKIPKGILLTGAPGNGKTLLAKAVAGEASCPFFSISGSDFVEVFVGVGASRVRDLFAQAKKNSPCIVFIDEIDAVGRQRGIGLGGGNDEREQTLNQLLAEMDGFSTEHGAVIILAATNRPDVLDRALLRPGRFDRTIEVPYPDLDSRKKILEVHTKNVKLNPNVDLEKIARGTPGFSGADLENLINESALIASKANKADVEINDFEIARDKIMLGAERKTLGLTDKEKERTAYHEAGHTLLNLLLPNTDPFHKVTIIPRGRALGVSWSLPEKDRVSFTKSEMLSKIMVLMGGKICEKVFLNEETSGASNDIEVATNIARKMVTQYGMSSLGPITFDDTKEHPYLGRDIQSTPRHSEKTAQLVDEEVSHIIKNCYKEAEVLITENKEKLELLVKKLLEQETLQAEEVYTLLNITPRITHAWKNNEK, encoded by the coding sequence ATGGCAAACAAAAAAAAACCTTCTTTTTTCAATTCTAAAACACCGGATTCCAATAAAAAGGGCCCTAATGCTTTATGGCTACTCTTTGTATTCATTGGAATTGGTTTAGCGTATCTTTTTTGGTATAACAGTACAAACAGACAAATAGATAAGATTAATTATACAGAATTATTAACAATGATTCAGTCTGAAAAAATAAAATCTGTTGTTATTAGTGAACAATATATTAAAGGTGAATTAAAAGATGGTAAAATTTTTGAATGTTATATCATACCATCTGAAAAATTATGGGATTCTTTTAAAGAAAAAAATATAGATATTACTGTAATGCCAACAGAAAAACAAAGTTGGGGCGGATTTATATTCATATCACTGTTACCATTACTTTTATTATTTTTATGGTTTATGTTTATTCGCCAAAGCCAAAGCGGCCAAGGTGGAACCGGTAAAATATTTAATGTTGGCAAAAGTAAAGCGAAATTCTTCTCACCAAATACCATAAATGTAACATTTCAAGATGTTGCCGGTGTACAAGAAGCAAAAGAAGACTTAAAAGATATTGTGGATTTTTTAAAAAACCCGGCAAAATTTGAACGTTTAGGCGCAAAAATACCTAAAGGCATACTTTTGACTGGTGCTCCCGGAAACGGCAAAACTCTTTTAGCAAAAGCTGTCGCTGGAGAAGCTAGTTGTCCATTTTTTAGTATTTCCGGTTCAGACTTTGTAGAAGTTTTTGTTGGCGTTGGTGCATCAAGAGTGCGTGATTTATTTGCGCAGGCAAAGAAAAATTCTCCATGCATAGTATTTATAGATGAAATTGATGCTGTAGGTAGACAACGAGGCATTGGTCTTGGCGGTGGAAACGATGAAAGAGAGCAAACATTAAATCAATTATTAGCCGAAATGGATGGATTTTCCACAGAGCATGGGGCTGTTATTATTTTAGCAGCAACCAATCGACCGGATGTTTTGGATAGGGCACTTTTAAGACCCGGAAGATTTGATAGAACAATAGAAGTTCCATATCCTGACTTGGATAGCAGAAAAAAAATATTGGAAGTTCATACCAAAAATGTAAAATTAAATCCTAATGTTGATCTTGAAAAAATAGCTCGCGGCACACCCGGATTTTCCGGAGCTGATCTTGAAAATTTAATAAATGAATCAGCTCTTATTGCATCAAAAGCAAATAAAGCAGATGTTGAAATTAATGACTTCGAAATAGCTAGAGATAAGATAATGCTGGGTGCAGAAAGAAAAACTTTAGGATTAACAGATAAAGAAAAAGAAAGAACAGCTTATCACGAAGCCGGACATACTTTATTAAACTTATTATTACCAAACACAGATCCATTTCATAAAGTAACAATTATACCAAGAGGACGCGCCTTAGGCGTCTCATGGTCTTTACCTGAAAAAGATCGTGTTTCATTTACAAAATCTGAAATGTTATCAAAAATTATGGTATTAATGGGTGGTAAAATATGTGAAAAAGTATTTTTAAATGAAGAAACAAGCGGAGCTTCTAATGATATAGAAGTAGCAACAAACATAGCTAGAAAAATGGTAACTCAATATGGAATGTCGAGCCTTGGGCCAATAACATTTGATGACACAAAAGAGCATCCATACCTAGGCAGAGATATTCAATCTACGCCTAGACACTCTGAAAAAACAGCCCAATTAGTAGATGAAGAAGTAAGCCATATAATTAAAAATTGCTACAAAGAAGCTGAAGTTTTAATTACAGAAAACAAAGAAAAATTAGAACTTTTAGTAAAAAAATTGTTAGAACAAGAGACTTTACAAGCAGAAGAAGTTTATACACTTTTGAATATAACGCCAAGAATAACCCATGCTTGGAAAAATAACGAAAAGTAA
- the rpsT gene encoding 30S ribosomal protein S20: MANLKSSKKRAKTNEKKRNINLTRKSEIKTIIKKYSEAIAEKNLTAAKDLLNIAESKIARAAGKGLFKKNAAARKVSRLTQKLVAIQK, translated from the coding sequence ATGGCAAATTTAAAGTCATCAAAAAAAAGAGCTAAAACTAACGAAAAAAAAAGAAATATAAATTTAACTAGAAAATCAGAGATAAAAACTATTATAAAGAAATATAGTGAAGCGATAGCAGAAAAGAATCTTACAGCAGCTAAAGATTTATTGAACATTGCTGAAAGTAAAATCGCTAGAGCTGCAGGTAAAGGCCTATTTAAGAAAAATGCAGCAGCTAGAAAAGTCAGCAGACTTACACAAAAACTTGTTGCTATTCAAAAATAG
- the murC gene encoding UDP-N-acetylmuramate--L-alanine ligase, whose amino-acid sequence MSGLAEILKLQGYNISGCDKDTNSSIIEHLKSIGCSIYQNHNTEHITNADVLVCTTAINKSNEEVNTALQKNIPVVHRSLILAELMRTKYSIAVSGAHGKTTTTSMISHILLESNIDPTIIVGGILKTISKNAHFGKSDFLVAEADESDRSFLNLYPTLAVITNIDKEHLETYKDLEDIKQTFIKFLNKLPFFGKAFLCIDNENVKSLLPIKNINAITYGFTQDANIMGEIIETTANGSTFNIYFNKNFIGQMNLNIAGRHNVLNALASIGIALELDIPLKKIQDALKTFKGVVRRFEFKGTYNKA is encoded by the coding sequence ATGAGTGGCCTTGCTGAAATATTAAAGCTTCAAGGTTACAATATCTCCGGATGCGACAAAGATACAAATTCTTCAATAATAGAACATCTTAAAAGTATTGGTTGCTCCATTTACCAAAATCACAATACAGAACACATCACCAATGCTGACGTTTTAGTTTGTACTACAGCTATTAATAAATCAAATGAAGAAGTTAATACGGCATTACAAAAAAATATTCCAGTTGTACACAGATCTTTAATTCTTGCAGAACTTATGCGCACAAAATATAGTATTGCAGTATCCGGCGCACACGGGAAAACTACTACTACATCTATGATTTCACACATATTACTTGAATCAAATATCGATCCAACAATAATTGTAGGTGGAATATTAAAAACTATTTCTAAAAACGCTCATTTTGGTAAAAGTGATTTTTTAGTAGCAGAGGCTGATGAATCAGATAGATCTTTTTTGAATTTATATCCAACATTAGCAGTTATAACAAATATAGATAAAGAGCACTTGGAAACTTATAAAGATCTAGAAGATATAAAACAAACTTTTATAAAATTTTTAAATAAATTACCTTTCTTTGGTAAAGCTTTTTTATGCATAGATAATGAAAATGTAAAATCTCTTTTACCAATTAAAAATATAAATGCTATTACTTATGGTTTTACACAAGATGCAAATATAATGGGTGAAATTATAGAAACAACAGCCAATGGCTCGACATTTAATATTTATTTTAATAAAAATTTTATTGGCCAAATGAATTTAAATATTGCCGGAAGACATAATGTTTTAAATGCTCTTGCCTCTATAGGTATTGCATTAGAATTAGATATTCCATTAAAAAAAATACAAGACGCTTTAAAAACCTTTAAAGGCGTTGTTAGACGCTTTGAATTTAAGGGAACTTATAATAAAGCTG